In Streptomyces sp. DG2A-72, one genomic interval encodes:
- a CDS encoding DUF6274 family protein gives MAASARHETRALLRAHLAAASSYRHLTRHCPICHHLLRLAMDTAPRTARDPQEAVEDESTSPA, from the coding sequence ATGGCGGCATCGGCCAGGCATGAGACGCGGGCGTTGCTTCGTGCGCATCTGGCGGCCGCCTCCTCCTATCGCCATCTGACGCGCCACTGCCCGATCTGCCACCATCTGCTGCGGCTGGCCATGGACACGGCCCCACGGACCGCCCGGGATCCGCAGGAGGCCGTGGAGGACGAAAGCACCTCGCCCGCGTGA
- the bldC gene encoding developmental transcriptional regulator BldC, translating to MTARTPDAEPLLTPAEVATMFRVDPKTVTRWAKAGKLTSIRTLGGHRRYREAEVRALLAGIPQQRSEA from the coding sequence ATGACCGCTCGCACCCCTGATGCCGAGCCGCTGCTGACCCCGGCTGAGGTCGCCACCATGTTCCGTGTGGACCCGAAGACGGTCACGCGGTGGGCGAAGGCCGGGAAGCTTACATCGATCCGCACGCTCGGCGGGCACCGCCGCTACCGCGAGGCGGAGGTCCGTGCTCTGCTCGCGGGCATTCCGCAGCAGCGCAGCGAAGCCTGA
- a CDS encoding Glu/Leu/Phe/Val dehydrogenase dimerization domain-containing protein translates to MTDVTGAPADVLHTLFHSDQGGHEQVVLCQDRASGLKAVIAIHSTALGPALGGTRFYPYATEEEAVADALNLSRGMSYKNAMAGLDHGGGKAVIIGDPERDKTEELLLAYGRFVASLGGRYVTACDVGTYVADMDVVHRACRWTTGRSPENGGAGDSSVLTAYGVYQGMRASAQHLWGDPSLRARRIGIAGVGKVGRHLVEHLVAEGAEVFVTDVREEAVRQMTERYDTVLAVPDTEALIRVDGLGIYAPCALGGALDDDTVPVLTAEIVCGAANNQLAHPGVEKDLADRHILYAPDYVVNAGGVIQVADELHGFDFERCKAKAAQIYDTTLAIFARAKADGIPPAAAADRIAEQRMHEAATARGR, encoded by the coding sequence GTGACCGACGTAACCGGCGCGCCTGCTGATGTACTGCACACCCTGTTCCATTCGGACCAGGGGGGTCATGAGCAAGTCGTGCTCTGCCAGGACCGAGCCAGCGGCCTCAAGGCCGTCATCGCCATCCACTCCACCGCCCTGGGCCCCGCACTCGGCGGTACGCGCTTCTACCCGTACGCCACCGAGGAGGAGGCCGTCGCCGACGCGCTCAACCTCTCGCGCGGGATGTCGTACAAGAACGCCATGGCCGGGCTCGACCACGGCGGCGGCAAGGCCGTGATCATCGGTGACCCCGAGCGCGACAAGACCGAGGAGCTGCTGCTCGCCTACGGGCGTTTCGTGGCCTCGCTCGGCGGCCGGTACGTCACCGCGTGCGACGTCGGCACGTACGTCGCCGACATGGACGTCGTCCACCGCGCATGCCGCTGGACCACCGGCCGCTCGCCCGAGAACGGCGGCGCCGGCGACTCCTCCGTCCTCACCGCGTACGGCGTCTACCAGGGCATGCGGGCCAGCGCCCAGCATCTGTGGGGCGACCCCTCGCTGCGGGCCAGGCGCATCGGCATCGCGGGCGTCGGCAAGGTCGGCCGCCACCTGGTGGAGCACCTGGTCGCGGAGGGCGCCGAGGTCTTCGTGACCGACGTGCGCGAGGAGGCCGTACGGCAGATGACCGAGCGGTACGACACCGTGCTGGCCGTCCCGGACACCGAGGCGCTGATCCGCGTCGACGGGCTCGGTATCTACGCCCCCTGCGCGCTGGGCGGCGCGCTCGACGACGACACCGTGCCGGTGCTCACCGCCGAGATCGTGTGCGGCGCCGCCAACAACCAGCTGGCCCACCCGGGCGTCGAGAAGGACCTGGCCGACCGCCACATCCTGTACGCGCCCGACTACGTGGTGAACGCGGGCGGTGTCATCCAGGTCGCCGACGAACTGCACGGCTTCGACTTCGAGCGGTGCAAGGCGAAGGCGGCCCAGATCTACGACACCACGCTGGCTATATTCGCACGTGCGAAGGCAGATGGCATTCCGCCGGCCGCCGCGGCCGACCGGATCGCCGAGCAGCGGATGCACGAGGCGGCGACGGCGCGCGGACGCTGA
- a CDS encoding DUF3073 domain-containing protein, whose amino-acid sequence MGRGRAKAKQTKVARQLKYNSGGTDLSRLANELGASTSSQPPNGEPFEDDEDDDDPYAQYADLYNNDEDEEDDESGPTSQQRRGA is encoded by the coding sequence ATGGGGCGCGGCCGGGCCAAGGCCAAGCAGACGAAGGTCGCCCGCCAGCTGAAGTACAACAGCGGCGGGACTGACCTGTCGCGTCTGGCCAACGAGCTGGGCGCTTCGACTTCGAGCCAGCCGCCGAACGGCGAGCCGTTCGAGGACGACGAAGACGACGACGACCCGTACGCGCAGTACGCGGATCTCTACAACAACGACGAGGACGAAGAGGACGACGAGTCCGGTCCCACGTCGCAACAACGCCGCGGCGCTTGA
- the purM gene encoding phosphoribosylformylglycinamidine cyclo-ligase: MSETHAASGASYAAAGVDIEAGDRAVELMKEWVKKTQRPEVLGGLGGFAGLFDASALKRYERPLLASATDGVGTKVDIARQMGVYDTIGHDLVAMVMDDIVVCGAEPLFMTDYICVGKVHPERVAAIVKGIAEGCVLAGTALVGGETAEHPGLLGPDDFDVAGAGTGVVEADRLLGPDRIRTGDTVIAMAASGLHSNGYSLVRHVLLDRAGMALDTQVAEFGRTLGEELLEPTKIYSLDCLALTRTTDVHAFSHVTGGGLAANLARVIPDSLHAIVDRSTWTPAPVFDLVGKTGDVELLELEKTLNMGVGMIAIVPEAASDVALATLADRGVEAWVAGEITDRGDHATGAELVGAYSH, encoded by the coding sequence ATGTCTGAGACTCATGCTGCTTCCGGTGCTTCCTACGCGGCTGCCGGCGTCGACATCGAAGCGGGCGACCGCGCCGTCGAGCTGATGAAGGAGTGGGTGAAGAAGACGCAGCGCCCCGAGGTCCTCGGCGGCCTCGGCGGTTTCGCCGGCCTCTTCGACGCCTCCGCCCTCAAGCGCTACGAGCGTCCACTGCTCGCGTCCGCCACCGACGGCGTCGGCACCAAGGTCGACATCGCGCGCCAGATGGGCGTCTACGACACCATCGGCCACGACCTGGTCGCCATGGTGATGGACGACATCGTGGTGTGCGGCGCCGAGCCGCTGTTCATGACCGACTACATCTGCGTCGGCAAGGTCCACCCCGAGCGGGTGGCCGCCATCGTGAAGGGCATCGCCGAGGGCTGCGTCCTCGCCGGCACCGCTCTGGTGGGCGGCGAGACCGCCGAGCACCCCGGTCTGCTCGGCCCGGACGACTTCGACGTCGCCGGCGCCGGCACGGGCGTAGTGGAGGCCGACCGGCTGCTCGGCCCGGATCGTATCCGTACGGGTGACACGGTGATCGCCATGGCGGCCTCCGGTCTTCACTCGAACGGGTACTCGCTCGTACGGCATGTCCTGCTGGACCGCGCGGGCATGGCGCTGGACACCCAGGTCGCCGAGTTCGGCCGCACCCTCGGCGAGGAACTCCTTGAGCCCACCAAGATCTACTCGCTGGACTGCCTGGCGCTGACCCGGACGACGGATGTGCACGCGTTCAGCCATGTCACCGGCGGCGGACTGGCGGCCAACCTCGCCCGCGTCATCCCGGACAGCCTGCACGCGATCGTCGACCGCTCCACCTGGACCCCGGCCCCGGTGTTCGACCTCGTCGGCAAGACCGGCGACGTCGAGCTGCTGGAGCTGGAGAAGACCCTCAACATGGGCGTCGGCATGATCGCGATCGTCCCGGAGGCAGCGTCGGACGTGGCCCTGGCGACCCTGGCCGACCGCGGTGTCGAGGCATGGGTGGCCGGCGAGATCACGGACCGCGGCGACCATGCCACGGGTGCGGAGCTGGTCGGCGCGTATTCACACTGA
- the purF gene encoding amidophosphoribosyltransferase, which translates to MPRGDGRLNHDLLPGEKGPQDACGVFGVWAPGEEVAKLTYFGLYALQHRGQESAGIAVSNGSQILVFKDMGLVSQVFDETSLGSLQGHIAVGHARYSTTGASVWENAQPTFRATAHGSIALGHNGNLVNTAQLAEMVADLPKQEGRTPRVAATNDTDLLTALLAAQVDEDGKPLTIEEAAHSVLPQVLGAFSLVFMDENTLYAARDPQGIRPLVLGRLERGWVVASESAALDICGAAYVREIEPGEFVAIDENGLRTSRFAEAKPKGCVFEYVYLARPDTDIAGRNVYLSRVEMGRRLAKEAPVDADLVIATPESGTPAAIGYAEASGIPFGAGLVKNAYVGRTFIQPSQTIRQLGIRLKLNPLKEVIKGKRLVVVDDSIVRGNTQRALVRMLREAGAAEVHIRISSPPVKWPCFFGIDFATRAELIANGMTIDEIGTSLGADSLAYISLDGMIEATTIAKPNLCRACFDGEYPMELPDPELLGKQLLETELAAGPAATAAADAIRRP; encoded by the coding sequence GTGCCACGTGGTGACGGTCGACTCAATCATGATCTGCTCCCCGGTGAGAAAGGCCCCCAGGACGCTTGCGGCGTCTTCGGTGTCTGGGCTCCGGGCGAAGAGGTCGCCAAGCTCACTTACTTCGGGCTCTACGCCCTCCAGCATCGGGGCCAGGAATCCGCGGGAATCGCGGTCAGCAACGGCTCCCAGATCCTCGTCTTCAAGGACATGGGCCTGGTCTCCCAGGTCTTCGACGAGACCTCGCTCGGTTCGCTCCAGGGTCACATCGCGGTCGGTCACGCCCGCTACTCGACCACCGGCGCTTCCGTGTGGGAGAACGCCCAGCCGACCTTCCGCGCCACAGCCCACGGATCCATCGCGCTCGGCCACAACGGCAACCTGGTCAACACGGCCCAGCTCGCCGAGATGGTCGCCGACCTGCCCAAGCAGGAGGGACGCACTCCGCGCGTCGCGGCCACCAACGACACCGACCTGCTCACGGCGCTGCTCGCCGCCCAGGTCGACGAGGACGGCAAGCCGCTGACCATCGAGGAGGCCGCCCACTCGGTCCTCCCGCAGGTCCTCGGCGCCTTCTCCCTCGTCTTCATGGACGAGAACACGCTCTACGCCGCCCGCGACCCGCAGGGCATCCGCCCGCTGGTCCTCGGCCGCCTGGAGCGCGGCTGGGTCGTCGCCTCCGAGTCGGCCGCCCTCGACATCTGCGGCGCCGCTTACGTCCGCGAGATCGAGCCGGGCGAGTTCGTCGCCATCGACGAAAACGGCCTGCGAACGTCCCGATTCGCGGAAGCGAAGCCCAAGGGCTGTGTCTTCGAGTACGTCTACCTCGCCCGCCCGGACACCGACATCGCCGGCCGGAACGTGTACCTCAGCCGGGTCGAGATGGGCCGCCGCCTCGCGAAGGAAGCGCCCGTCGACGCCGACCTCGTCATAGCGACCCCGGAGTCCGGCACCCCGGCCGCCATCGGCTACGCGGAAGCGTCCGGTATCCCCTTCGGTGCGGGTCTTGTGAAGAACGCGTACGTCGGCCGTACGTTCATCCAGCCCTCCCAGACGATCCGCCAGCTCGGCATCCGGCTGAAGCTGAATCCGCTGAAGGAAGTCATCAAGGGCAAGCGCCTGGTCGTCGTCGACGACTCCATCGTGCGCGGCAACACCCAGCGGGCCCTGGTCCGCATGCTCCGCGAGGCGGGCGCCGCCGAGGTCCACATCCGGATCTCCTCGCCGCCGGTGAAGTGGCCCTGCTTCTTCGGCATCGACTTCGCCACCCGCGCCGAGCTCATCGCCAACGGCATGACCATCGACGAGATCGGCACCTCGCTCGGTGCCGACTCCCTGGCGTACATCTCCCTCGACGGCATGATCGAGGCGACCACCATCGCCAAGCCGAACCTCTGCCGCGCCTGCTTCGACGGCGAGTACCCGATGGAGCTCCCGGACCCCGAGCTGCTCGGCAAGCAGCTCCTGGAGACCGAGCTGGCCGCAGGGCCCGCCGCCACGGCCGCGGCCGACGCGATCCGTCGCCCGTAA
- a CDS encoding META domain-containing protein → MKRTTKNMTYAAAALAGTAVLAACGTESGSGSGAVGEGDTKDISTIADTTWLPQSVTVDGKEYDLPEGDSFELEDAHITFKPGAAEPDAGGGESGGTVGCNHFGADVEIEGDTVKVSDLAMTLIGCEGAVGEFEEKFVSVFEGNLKAAMEERDGTKILTLTSGKGDRITLREGTAETAPALKGTRWTVDTLLSGKSDDSAAASLPAEAKAHLTLTKNNTVTGSLGCNTFNGKATVKDGTIEIGPLATTRMVCSEPVMKTERELTEILSGKVSYQQKHKSLTITADSGEGLVARAE, encoded by the coding sequence ATGAAGCGGACGACGAAGAACATGACGTACGCCGCCGCGGCCCTGGCCGGCACGGCCGTCCTGGCCGCCTGCGGCACGGAGTCCGGCAGCGGCAGTGGCGCGGTCGGCGAGGGCGACACCAAGGACATCTCGACCATCGCGGACACCACCTGGCTGCCCCAGAGCGTGACCGTCGACGGCAAGGAGTACGACCTGCCCGAGGGCGACTCCTTCGAGCTCGAGGACGCGCACATCACCTTCAAGCCCGGCGCGGCCGAGCCCGACGCCGGCGGGGGCGAGTCCGGCGGCACGGTGGGCTGCAACCACTTCGGTGCCGACGTCGAGATCGAGGGCGACACCGTGAAGGTCTCCGACCTCGCGATGACGCTGATCGGCTGCGAAGGAGCCGTTGGGGAGTTCGAGGAGAAGTTCGTCAGCGTCTTCGAGGGCAACCTCAAGGCCGCCATGGAGGAGCGCGACGGCACCAAGATCCTCACCCTGACCAGCGGCAAGGGCGACCGCATCACCCTCCGCGAGGGCACCGCCGAGACCGCCCCCGCACTCAAGGGCACCCGGTGGACGGTCGACACCCTGCTGTCCGGGAAGAGCGACGACTCGGCCGCCGCGTCCCTGCCCGCCGAGGCGAAGGCCCACCTCACCCTCACCAAGAACAACACCGTCACCGGCAGCCTCGGCTGCAACACCTTCAACGGCAAGGCCACCGTCAAGGACGGCACCATCGAGATCGGCCCTCTCGCGACCACACGCATGGTGTGCTCGGAGCCCGTCATGAAGACCGAGCGGGAACTCACCGAAATCCTCTCCGGCAAGGTCTCCTACCAGCAGAAACACAAGTCCCTGACGATCACGGCCGACTCCGGCGAGGGCCTCGTGGCGCGGGCGGAGTAA
- a CDS encoding maleylpyruvate isomerase family mycothiol-dependent enzyme, which translates to MPPAKKRPRTYDPAKIRAAVLAQFGNVRDAVRTLTPEQLALPTRLGQWTVRELVAHTGMAPAAVVRLLDEPEPTKQDAALFDWLPAIADAADDIADTARLRAEQHPDLDSHLADIEREFTARIADEPDSRLLPTSAGALTLADYLVTRTVELVVHTDDLNAAVPGLGIPYDRQALAACTRLLADALAAKAPGGSTEVRIPPYAVVQCVEGPRHTRGTPPNVVETDPLTWIRLATGRVEWKDAVHDAKVSASGERADLGPLLPLLR; encoded by the coding sequence ATGCCACCCGCGAAGAAACGCCCCCGCACCTACGACCCCGCCAAGATCCGCGCCGCCGTGCTCGCGCAGTTCGGGAACGTACGGGACGCCGTACGCACGTTGACGCCCGAGCAGCTCGCATTGCCGACGCGGCTGGGGCAGTGGACCGTACGGGAGTTGGTGGCGCACACGGGGATGGCGCCGGCGGCCGTGGTGAGGCTGCTCGACGAACCGGAGCCGACGAAGCAGGACGCGGCGCTGTTCGACTGGCTGCCCGCGATCGCCGACGCCGCCGACGACATCGCCGACACGGCCCGGCTGCGGGCCGAGCAGCACCCGGACCTGGACAGCCATCTCGCGGACATCGAGCGGGAGTTCACCGCCCGCATCGCCGACGAGCCAGACAGCCGGCTGCTCCCCACCAGCGCGGGCGCCCTGACACTGGCCGACTACCTCGTCACCCGCACCGTGGAACTCGTCGTCCACACCGACGACCTGAACGCCGCCGTACCCGGCCTCGGCATCCCGTACGACCGCCAGGCCCTCGCCGCCTGCACCCGCCTCCTCGCCGACGCGCTCGCCGCCAAGGCGCCCGGCGGCTCGACGGAGGTGCGGATCCCGCCGTACGCCGTGGTGCAGTGCGTGGAGGGGCCGAGGCATACGCGCGGCACCCCGCCCAACGTCGTCGAGACCGACCCGCTGACCTGGATCCGGCTCGCGACCGGGCGGGTGGAGTGGAAGGATGCCGTCCATGACGCCAAGGTCAGCGCCAGCGGGGAGCGGGCGGATCTGGGGCCGCTGTTGCCGCTGCTTCGCTGA
- the purL gene encoding phosphoribosylformylglycinamidine synthase subunit PurL translates to MSRTPLDTVEHATATPDVELPWAELGLKKDEYERVVEILGRRPTGAELAMYSVMWSEHCSYKSSKVHLRQFGEKAPESDAMLVGIGENAGVVDVGQGYAVTFKVESHNHPSYVEPYQGAATGVGGIVRDIIAMGARPVAVVDPLRFGAADHPDTKRVLPGVVAGIGGYGNCLGLPNIGGEVVFDSCYQGNPLVNAGAIGVMRHEDIHLAKASGAGNKVILYGARTGGDGIGGASILASETFDTASDSASGTGKPSKRPAVQVGDPFQEKLLIECTLEAFKEKLVVGIQDLGAAGLSCATSELASNGSGGMRVTLDDVPLRDSTLSPEEILMSESQERMCAVVEPEKVDRFLEICEKWDVIATVIGEVTDGDRLEIYWHGGKIVDVDPRTVAHDGPVYERPYARPSWQDELQADDANKLPRPATSDELKQQVLKLVASPNQASKKWITSQYDHFVQGNTVLAQPEDSGMIRIDEASGLGVAIATDGNGRYAKLDPYAGAQLALAEAYRNVATTGAKPLAVSDCLNFGSPEDPAVMWQFAEAVRGLADACQQLGTPVTGGNVSLYNQTGEVAIHPTPVVAVLGVIDDVARRTPVAFQEEGQLLYLLGDTREEFGGSAWSQVVHDHLGGLPPQVDLERERLLAEILISASRDGMIDSAHDLSDGGLVQAVVESALLGGKGARLIVPDGLDAFTFLLSESAGRALVAVPRSEEVRFNDMCGARGLPVTRIGVVDGDAVEVQGEFALSLEELREAHEATIPALLK, encoded by the coding sequence ATGAGCCGGACGCCTCTGGACACGGTCGAGCACGCGACCGCGACCCCCGACGTCGAGCTGCCCTGGGCCGAACTCGGCCTGAAGAAGGACGAGTACGAGAGGGTCGTGGAGATCCTCGGCCGTCGGCCCACCGGTGCCGAGCTGGCCATGTACTCCGTCATGTGGTCCGAGCACTGCTCGTACAAGTCCTCCAAGGTCCATCTGCGTCAGTTCGGCGAGAAGGCCCCCGAGTCCGACGCGATGCTCGTCGGCATCGGCGAGAACGCGGGCGTGGTGGACGTCGGCCAGGGCTACGCGGTCACCTTCAAGGTCGAGTCGCACAACCACCCCTCCTACGTCGAGCCCTACCAGGGCGCGGCCACGGGCGTCGGCGGCATCGTCCGCGACATCATCGCGATGGGCGCGCGCCCGGTGGCGGTCGTGGACCCGCTGCGCTTCGGCGCCGCGGATCACCCCGACACCAAGCGCGTCCTCCCGGGCGTCGTCGCCGGCATCGGCGGCTACGGCAACTGCCTGGGCCTGCCCAACATCGGCGGCGAGGTCGTCTTCGACTCCTGCTACCAGGGCAACCCGCTGGTCAACGCCGGTGCCATCGGCGTCATGCGGCACGAGGACATCCACCTCGCGAAGGCGTCCGGCGCGGGCAACAAGGTCATCCTGTACGGGGCCCGCACGGGCGGCGACGGCATCGGCGGCGCGTCGATCCTCGCGTCCGAGACCTTCGACACTGCATCTGATAGTGCCTCCGGCACGGGCAAGCCCTCCAAGCGCCCCGCCGTCCAGGTCGGCGACCCCTTCCAGGAGAAGCTGCTCATCGAGTGCACCCTGGAGGCGTTCAAGGAGAAGCTGGTCGTCGGTATTCAGGACCTCGGCGCGGCGGGCCTGTCCTGCGCGACGAGCGAGCTGGCGTCGAACGGCTCGGGCGGCATGCGCGTCACCCTGGACGACGTCCCGCTCCGCGACTCGACACTCTCTCCCGAGGAAATCCTCATGAGCGAGTCGCAGGAACGCATGTGCGCGGTCGTGGAGCCGGAGAAGGTCGACCGGTTCCTGGAGATCTGCGAGAAGTGGGACGTCATCGCCACCGTCATCGGTGAGGTGACCGACGGTGACCGCCTGGAGATCTACTGGCACGGCGGCAAGATCGTCGACGTCGACCCGCGCACGGTCGCGCACGACGGCCCGGTCTACGAGCGCCCGTACGCCCGCCCGTCCTGGCAGGACGAGCTCCAGGCGGACGACGCGAACAAGCTGCCGCGGCCGGCGACTTCGGATGAACTGAAGCAGCAGGTCCTGAAGCTGGTCGCCTCCCCGAACCAGGCCTCCAAGAAGTGGATCACTTCGCAGTACGACCACTTCGTGCAGGGCAACACGGTGCTGGCCCAGCCCGAGGACTCCGGGATGATCCGCATCGACGAGGCGAGCGGCCTCGGCGTCGCGATCGCGACGGACGGCAACGGGCGGTACGCGAAGCTGGACCCGTACGCGGGCGCGCAGTTGGCGCTCGCGGAGGCCTACCGCAACGTCGCGACGACGGGCGCCAAGCCGCTCGCCGTCTCCGACTGCCTGAACTTCGGCTCGCCCGAAGACCCGGCGGTGATGTGGCAGTTCGCGGAGGCCGTGCGCGGACTGGCCGACGCCTGCCAGCAGTTGGGCACGCCGGTGACGGGCGGCAACGTCTCCCTCTACAACCAGACGGGCGAGGTGGCCATCCACCCGACCCCGGTCGTCGCGGTCCTCGGCGTCATCGACGATGTCGCCCGGCGCACGCCGGTCGCCTTCCAGGAGGAGGGCCAGCTGCTCTACCTCCTCGGCGACACGCGTGAGGAGTTCGGCGGCTCGGCCTGGTCGCAGGTCGTCCACGACCACCTGGGTGGCCTGCCGCCCCAGGTCGACCTGGAGCGGGAACGTCTCCTGGCCGAGATCCTGATCTCCGCCTCCCGCGACGGCATGATCGACTCCGCGCACGACCTGTCCGACGGCGGCCTCGTCCAGGCCGTGGTCGAGTCCGCGCTGCTCGGCGGCAAGGGCGCGCGACTCATCGTCCCCGACGGGCTCGACGCCTTCACCTTCCTCCTCTCCGAGTCAGCGGGCCGCGCCCTCGTCGCCGTACCGCGCTCCGAGGAGGTCCGCTTCAACGACATGTGCGGCGCGCGGGGCCTGCCGGTCACGCGGATCGGTGTCGTGGACGGTGACGCCGTGGAGGTCCAGGGCGAGTTCGCGCTCTCCCTGGAGGAACTGCGCGAGGCGCACGAGGCGACGATTCCGGCGCTGCTCAAGTAG
- the purQ gene encoding phosphoribosylformylglycinamidine synthase subunit PurQ yields the protein MTARIGVVTFPGSLDDRDTQRAIRLAGAEPVALWHKDKDLHQVDAVVLPGGFSYGDYLRAGAISRFSPVMETVIEQAKAGLPVLGICNGFQILTEAHLLPGGMLGNDHLHFICRDQKLRVENAETAWTADYESGQEIHIPLKNMDGRYVADQYTLDKLEAEGRVAFRYLDFNPNGSLNDIAGISNEAGNVVGLMPHPEHAVEPLIGSGRTDGLPFFTSILKKLVNA from the coding sequence GTGACCGCTCGTATTGGCGTCGTCACTTTCCCGGGCAGTCTCGACGACCGGGACACTCAGCGTGCGATCCGACTCGCGGGTGCCGAACCCGTAGCTCTCTGGCACAAGGACAAGGACCTTCACCAGGTCGACGCGGTCGTCCTCCCCGGTGGTTTCTCCTACGGCGACTATCTGCGGGCCGGCGCCATCTCCCGCTTCTCGCCGGTGATGGAGACGGTCATCGAGCAGGCGAAGGCCGGCCTCCCCGTCCTCGGCATCTGCAACGGCTTCCAGATCCTCACCGAGGCCCACCTGCTCCCGGGCGGGATGCTCGGCAACGACCACCTCCACTTCATCTGCCGCGACCAGAAGCTGCGGGTGGAGAACGCGGAGACGGCCTGGACCGCCGACTACGAGTCCGGCCAGGAGATCCACATCCCGTTGAAGAACATGGACGGCCGGTACGTCGCCGACCAGTACACGCTGGACAAGCTGGAGGCCGAGGGCCGCGTCGCCTTCCGGTACCTGGACTTCAACCCCAACGGCTCGCTCAACGACATCGCCGGCATCAGCAACGAGGCCGGGAACGTCGTAGGCCTCATGCCGCACCCGGAGCACGCCGTCGAGCCCCTCATCGGGTCCGGCCGCACCGACGGCCTTCCCTTCTTCACCTCGATCCTCAAGAAGCTGGTCAACGCATGA
- the purS gene encoding phosphoribosylformylglycinamidine synthase subunit PurS translates to MARVVVDVMLKPEILDPQGQAVQRALPRLGFEGISDVRQGKRFELEVDGPVDEATLARIHDLAESFLANTVIEDFTVKVEEVAEAAK, encoded by the coding sequence GTGGCACGCGTCGTAGTCGACGTCATGCTCAAGCCGGAGATCCTCGACCCCCAGGGCCAGGCGGTGCAGCGCGCACTGCCGCGGCTGGGTTTCGAAGGCATCTCGGACGTACGTCAGGGAAAGCGATTCGAACTGGAAGTTGACGGGCCGGTCGACGAGGCCACGCTCGCCCGCATCCATGATCTTGCGGAATCCTTCCTCGCCAACACCGTGATCGAGGACTTCACGGTCAAGGTGGAAGAAGTGGCGGAGGCGGCCAAGTGA
- a CDS encoding Lsr2 family protein: MAQKVVVTLFDDIDGSEAAETIAFGLDGKSYEIDLNQANAKKLRKALAPYVEAGRKRSRSGKAYRQTEVAPDPAAVRAWAQANKMEVPARGRIPKKVYEAFSAAQ, encoded by the coding sequence GTGGCGCAGAAGGTCGTGGTCACCCTCTTTGACGACATCGACGGTTCAGAAGCGGCGGAGACGATCGCCTTCGGACTCGACGGCAAGTCGTACGAGATCGACCTGAATCAAGCCAATGCCAAGAAACTGCGTAAGGCGCTCGCGCCGTACGTGGAGGCCGGCCGGAAGCGGTCGCGGTCCGGCAAGGCGTACCGGCAGACCGAGGTCGCCCCCGACCCGGCAGCCGTCCGGGCCTGGGCCCAGGCCAACAAGATGGAGGTACCGGCGCGCGGCCGGATCCCCAAGAAGGTCTACGAGGCATTCAGCGCAGCACAATGA